Proteins encoded together in one Bactrocera neohumeralis isolate Rockhampton chromosome 4, APGP_CSIRO_Bneo_wtdbg2-racon-allhic-juicebox.fasta_v2, whole genome shotgun sequence window:
- the LOC126754483 gene encoding uncharacterized protein LOC126754483 isoform X2, whose protein sequence is MNSENVAELKKPVKDQVEEKPKPAQPETPKTPSLPVSSLIGFNTEDFLARVNMNEKINNILRSPTKTPNGVRQRSVFTAITPSSSRFNASAAPFVSQQQRSSVTAANTGTAAGAVMTPKETSTPSAALQARQMPIPVHMSAASPHHYGGYETPLTGRSGGMTRGVFNTRYPVAPPPSPIYGFENEMCRMPPTMSPSHHAQQFPQPMPPPPYAVGRLSGSHRGVEYENPTPPPCPGAGPIAMTNGTIQLRLRDGIRIDMTLDKAVRVLNQRSMVAIALSRNCSNSALIHPNGRILQSGSKVEIVTYDGMKTNNYVRYAKMWYKGVSFTSESCALIYLVDTAGTRTTTDTFTDLTKDYTLTVFYDDSRHGPSYVQDANEVIQNSTYSCTDEGTEIYEINGFRITQAADGLVKLTRTHNKCLIRTSPGNGSATLTTPGIHCTASLGKTSHLFVRRNEKRMHFDGSCFIVRNAGHSAGFNENNLLIVY, encoded by the exons ATGAATTCGGAAAACGTTGCGGAACTGAAGAAGCCCGTTAAGGATCAGGTGGAGGAGAAGCCGAAGCCTGCACAACCGGAAACACCGAAAACCCCATCCTTGCCGGTGAGCAGCTTAATTGGCTTCAACACCGAGGACTTTCTGGCGCGTGTCAATATGAATGAGAAGATTAATAACATTTTACGCTCGCCCACAAAGACACCGAACGGTGTGCGCCAACGCTCCGTTTTCACGGCCATAACGCCGTCATCG TCGCGCTTCAATGCCAGCGCTGCTCCTTTTGTTTCGCAGCAACAACGTTCGTCGGTCACTGCCGCCAACACTGGCACAGCAGCTGGTGCCGTTATGACGCCCAAGGAGACGTCCACGCCGTCGGCCGCATTGCAGGCTCGTCAAATGCCCATACCGGTGCACATGAGTGCAGCCTCTCCGCATCATTATGGTGGCTATGAGACGCCACTAACTGGACGTAGCGGTGGCATGACAAGGGGTGTTTTTAATACTCGTTATCCGGTAGCACCGCCGCCATCGCCAATCTATGGgtttgaaaatgaaatgtgcCGCATG CCGCCTACCATGTCACCCTCTCATCACGCACAACAGTTTCCGCAACCCATGCCGCCACCACCCTACGCAGTCGGACGTTTGAGCGGCAGTCACCGTGGTGTTGAGTACGAAAATCCAACTCCGCCACCTTGCCCCGGTGCCGGCCCCATTGCCATGACTAATGGCACCATACAACTGCGTCTGCGCGATGGCATACG CATTGACATGACGCTGGACAAGGCGGTGCGCGTTCTCAATCAGCGCAGCATGGTGGCCATTGCTCTGTCGCGCAATTGCAGCAACTCGGCGCTGATTCATCCAAACGGACGTATATTGCAGAGCGGTTCCAAAGTGGAGATAGTCACCTATGATGGCATGAAAACCAATAACTATGT TCGCTATGCTAAAATGTGGTATAAAGGCGTCAGCTTCACTAGCGAATCTTGTGCTTTGATCTATCTTGTGGACACGGCTGGCACGCGCACCACCACCGATACCTTCACTGATCTCACGAAGGATTACACTTTGACTGTGTTTTATGA TGACTCCCGCCATGGTCCGTCCTATGTGCAGGATGCTAACGAAGTAATACAAAATTCCACATATTCTTGCACAGATGAGGGCACTGAAATCTATGAAATTAATGGTTTCCGCATCACGCAGGCCGCAGATGGACTCGTAAA ACTGACACGCACTCATAACAAGTGTTTGATACGCACCAGTCCAGGCAATGGTTCGGCCACTTTGACTACGCCGGGTATTCACTGTACAGCCTCGTTGGGCAAAACTTCACATTTGTTTGTTCG
- the LOC126754483 gene encoding uncharacterized protein LOC126754483 isoform X1 has protein sequence MNSENVAELKKPVKDQVEEKPKPAQPETPKTPSLPVSSLIGFNTEDFLARVNMNEKINNILRSPTKTPNGVRQRSVFTAITPSSSRFNASAAPFVSQQQRSSVTAANTGTAAGAVMTPKETSTPSAALQARQMPIPVHMSAASPHHYGGYETPLTGRSGGMTRGVFNTRYPVAPPPSPIYGFENEMCRMPPTMSPSHHAQQFPQPMPPPPYAVGRLSGSHRGVEYENPTPPPCPGAGPIAMTNGTIQLRLRDGIRIDMTLDKAVRVLNQRSMVAIALSRNCSNSALIHPNGRILQSGSKVEIVTYDGMKTNNYVRYAKMWYKGVSFTSESCALIYLVDTAGTRTTTDTFTDLTKDYTLTVFYECVENLKKCQFSYFNRNSFHCSDSRHGPSYVQDANEVIQNSTYSCTDEGTEIYEINGFRITQAADGLVKLTRTHNKCLIRTSPGNGSATLTTPGIHCTASLGKTSHLFVRRNEKRMHFDGSCFIVRNAGHSAGFNENNLLIVY, from the exons ATGAATTCGGAAAACGTTGCGGAACTGAAGAAGCCCGTTAAGGATCAGGTGGAGGAGAAGCCGAAGCCTGCACAACCGGAAACACCGAAAACCCCATCCTTGCCGGTGAGCAGCTTAATTGGCTTCAACACCGAGGACTTTCTGGCGCGTGTCAATATGAATGAGAAGATTAATAACATTTTACGCTCGCCCACAAAGACACCGAACGGTGTGCGCCAACGCTCCGTTTTCACGGCCATAACGCCGTCATCG TCGCGCTTCAATGCCAGCGCTGCTCCTTTTGTTTCGCAGCAACAACGTTCGTCGGTCACTGCCGCCAACACTGGCACAGCAGCTGGTGCCGTTATGACGCCCAAGGAGACGTCCACGCCGTCGGCCGCATTGCAGGCTCGTCAAATGCCCATACCGGTGCACATGAGTGCAGCCTCTCCGCATCATTATGGTGGCTATGAGACGCCACTAACTGGACGTAGCGGTGGCATGACAAGGGGTGTTTTTAATACTCGTTATCCGGTAGCACCGCCGCCATCGCCAATCTATGGgtttgaaaatgaaatgtgcCGCATG CCGCCTACCATGTCACCCTCTCATCACGCACAACAGTTTCCGCAACCCATGCCGCCACCACCCTACGCAGTCGGACGTTTGAGCGGCAGTCACCGTGGTGTTGAGTACGAAAATCCAACTCCGCCACCTTGCCCCGGTGCCGGCCCCATTGCCATGACTAATGGCACCATACAACTGCGTCTGCGCGATGGCATACG CATTGACATGACGCTGGACAAGGCGGTGCGCGTTCTCAATCAGCGCAGCATGGTGGCCATTGCTCTGTCGCGCAATTGCAGCAACTCGGCGCTGATTCATCCAAACGGACGTATATTGCAGAGCGGTTCCAAAGTGGAGATAGTCACCTATGATGGCATGAAAACCAATAACTATGT TCGCTATGCTAAAATGTGGTATAAAGGCGTCAGCTTCACTAGCGAATCTTGTGCTTTGATCTATCTTGTGGACACGGCTGGCACGCGCACCACCACCGATACCTTCACTGATCTCACGAAGGATTACACTTTGACTGTGTTTTATGAGTGCGtggaaaacttgaaaaaatgtCAATTCTCTTATTTCAATCGAAACTCATTTCATTGTAGTGACTCCCGCCATGGTCCGTCCTATGTGCAGGATGCTAACGAAGTAATACAAAATTCCACATATTCTTGCACAGATGAGGGCACTGAAATCTATGAAATTAATGGTTTCCGCATCACGCAGGCCGCAGATGGACTCGTAAA ACTGACACGCACTCATAACAAGTGTTTGATACGCACCAGTCCAGGCAATGGTTCGGCCACTTTGACTACGCCGGGTATTCACTGTACAGCCTCGTTGGGCAAAACTTCACATTTGTTTGTTCG